Proteins encoded in a region of the Isosphaeraceae bacterium EP7 genome:
- a CDS encoding tyrosine-type recombinase/integrase, which produces MKRIRHSPEQIIRKLRETDAYLPPGAPVLPLPDKGADMLKLDLAAAGIAYKGQGGLVFDFHALRCQCATLADQAGVSPRVVQKLMRHSTLELTGRYTRPRMVDIESAASSLRSLRPDSPSREFMAATGTDGGRINNPLDHRRGRIGPDGGGC; this is translated from the coding sequence ATGAAGCGCATCCGACACTCGCCCGAGCAGATCATTCGCAAGCTCCGCGAGACCGACGCCTACTTGCCACCGGGAGCCCCGGTCCTCCCGCTTCCGGACAAAGGCGCGGACATGCTGAAGCTCGACCTGGCCGCCGCGGGGATCGCCTACAAGGGCCAGGGGGGCCTCGTCTTCGACTTCCATGCCTTGCGGTGCCAGTGCGCGACGCTGGCCGATCAGGCCGGGGTCTCGCCCCGAGTCGTCCAGAAGCTCATGCGTCACTCGACGCTGGAGCTGACCGGACGCTACACCCGGCCGAGGATGGTCGACATCGAGAGTGCGGCCTCATCGCTTCGCAGCCTCCGCCCGGACAGCCCGAGCCGCGAATTCATGGCGGCGACAGGGACGGACGGGGGACGCATCAACAATCCCCTTGACCACCGGAGGGGACGGATCGGGCCGGACGGTGGCGGATGCTGA